A region of Flavobacteriales bacterium DNA encodes the following proteins:
- the secA gene encoding preprotein translocase subunit SecA, translated as MISGLLKKIFGDKSQKDIKALQPYVDQINEVFQQLKGISDDELRAKTIAFKTKISEYTAQTQTQIKELKEQAKSHTISIHDKEGLFNKIEELEKEDDELLEEVLLEILPEAFAVVKETSRRLAENKKLVVTANENDKKIAANNDYVEIEGDKAIWHNEWDAAGTQVVWNMVHYDVQLMGGSALHQGKIAEMQTGEGKTLVSTLPVYLNALAGKGVHVVTVNDYLARRDAQWMGPLYEFHGMRVDCIDNHQPHSEGRINAYKADITFGTNNEFGFDYLRDNMVSSPEEIVQQKHHFAIIDEVDSVLVDDARTPLIISGPTARGGQQEFVELKPQIERLVTAQRKLITSLLSEAKTKLTKAEKSQDKKEIKALQEEGGLALLRSYRGLPKNKPLIKYLSEPGIKVQLQKVENFYMQDNNKEMPKADEVLYFVIDEKSNTIDLTEKGIDLISGKDNPNFYVLPDIGEQTVEIENSEKSDEEKLAAKDAMMRDYTVKAERIHSMNQLLKAYTLFEKEVEYIVQENKVKLVDEQTGRVMDGRRYSDGLHQAIEAKENVKVEAASQTYATITLQNFFRMYHKLAGMTGTAETEASELWDIYKLDVVVVPTNKPIARKDKEDLVYKTAREKYNGIIAEVERLRNSGRPVLVGTTTVEISELLSKMLNMRKIPHQVLNAKLHQSEAEVVAKAGQPGTVTIATNMAGRGTDIKLGEGVKEAGGLAIIGTERHDSRRVDRQLRGRAGRQGDPGSSQFFVSLEDNLMRMFGSERIAKMMDRMGHKEGEVIQAGMITKSIERAQKKVEENNFGIRKRLLEFDDVMNAQRTAIYSRRKNALFGDKLDLDLDNIFDELAEQLVKEYKKSNDFEAFNLGVITTFGMEVPVEENEAMSMDFNALTDAVYHKAVETYQRKVKTNLAKIEPVVKKVFEEQGENFETIQVPFTDGKKMINLTTALKEANDTDGVSVVKTLEKRITLALIDDEWKEHLREMDDLKQSVYHAQYEQKDPLLIYKLEGYDLFINMMNGLNKEIVSFLIKAEIPVQGNAPVQTPKANLQPAPTPDLSQVRTNKEDVGEATEQNRQAAQNSGGQRPKPQPVVSTKKYGRNDRVKVLNLRSGETQEMKFKQAEALITSGSWQLVD; from the coding sequence ATGATAAGCGGATTATTAAAAAAGATATTTGGGGACAAATCCCAAAAAGATATAAAAGCTTTACAACCTTATGTTGATCAAATTAATGAAGTATTTCAACAATTAAAAGGGATTTCTGATGATGAACTAAGAGCAAAAACCATCGCGTTTAAAACCAAAATTTCAGAATATACAGCACAGACCCAAACTCAGATAAAGGAGTTAAAAGAACAAGCAAAAAGCCATACAATTTCGATTCACGATAAAGAGGGACTTTTCAATAAGATAGAAGAGTTAGAGAAAGAAGATGATGAATTGTTAGAAGAAGTGCTGTTGGAAATTTTACCTGAAGCATTTGCAGTTGTAAAAGAAACATCTAGACGTTTAGCAGAGAATAAAAAGTTAGTTGTTACGGCTAACGAAAACGATAAGAAGATAGCTGCCAACAACGACTATGTAGAAATTGAGGGAGATAAAGCGATTTGGCATAATGAATGGGATGCTGCTGGAACCCAGGTTGTTTGGAATATGGTACACTATGATGTCCAGTTAATGGGAGGTAGTGCGTTACACCAAGGTAAAATTGCAGAGATGCAAACTGGAGAAGGGAAAACATTGGTTTCTACTTTACCCGTTTATTTAAATGCATTAGCAGGTAAAGGTGTCCACGTTGTTACGGTAAATGATTACTTAGCACGTCGTGATGCACAATGGATGGGGCCTTTATATGAGTTTCATGGAATGCGCGTTGATTGTATTGATAATCATCAACCACACTCTGAAGGAAGAATAAATGCCTATAAAGCAGATATTACGTTTGGAACCAACAATGAGTTTGGATTCGACTATTTAAGAGATAACATGGTGAGCTCACCAGAAGAAATCGTTCAACAAAAGCATCATTTTGCAATTATCGATGAGGTCGATTCTGTATTAGTTGATGATGCCAGAACACCTTTAATTATTTCTGGACCAACAGCAAGAGGTGGACAACAAGAGTTTGTTGAGTTAAAACCACAAATTGAACGTTTAGTTACTGCACAACGTAAATTAATAACATCATTATTAAGTGAAGCAAAAACGAAGTTGACGAAAGCTGAAAAATCTCAAGATAAAAAAGAGATTAAAGCATTGCAGGAAGAAGGTGGATTAGCATTATTACGTTCGTATAGAGGATTGCCTAAAAATAAACCTTTAATTAAGTATTTAAGTGAGCCTGGTATCAAAGTTCAGTTGCAAAAAGTAGAAAACTTCTACATGCAAGATAATAACAAAGAAATGCCAAAAGCAGATGAGGTATTATACTTTGTAATTGATGAAAAAAGTAATACAATTGATCTGACTGAAAAAGGGATCGATTTAATTTCAGGAAAAGATAACCCTAATTTTTATGTACTACCTGATATCGGAGAGCAAACGGTTGAAATCGAAAACTCTGAAAAATCTGATGAAGAAAAATTAGCCGCTAAAGATGCTATGATGAGAGACTACACTGTAAAAGCAGAGCGTATTCACTCGATGAATCAGTTGTTAAAGGCTTATACACTTTTCGAAAAAGAGGTAGAATATATTGTTCAAGAAAACAAGGTGAAATTAGTCGATGAGCAAACAGGTCGTGTAATGGACGGTCGTCGTTATTCTGATGGATTACACCAAGCGATTGAAGCTAAAGAAAATGTAAAAGTTGAAGCAGCATCACAAACCTATGCTACTATTACATTACAGAATTTCTTCAGAATGTACCACAAATTAGCGGGGATGACTGGTACAGCCGAAACTGAAGCATCTGAGTTATGGGATATTTATAAATTAGATGTTGTAGTTGTACCTACCAATAAGCCAATTGCAAGAAAAGATAAAGAAGATTTAGTTTATAAAACCGCTCGTGAAAAATACAATGGAATTATAGCAGAAGTTGAACGTCTAAGAAATTCAGGGAGACCAGTTTTAGTTGGTACTACTACAGTAGAAATTTCTGAATTATTAAGTAAGATGTTGAACATGCGTAAGATTCCACATCAAGTATTGAATGCAAAATTACACCAAAGTGAAGCTGAAGTAGTTGCTAAAGCAGGGCAACCAGGTACTGTAACTATTGCCACCAATATGGCAGGTCGTGGTACAGATATTAAGCTAGGAGAGGGAGTAAAAGAAGCAGGTGGTTTAGCAATTATTGGTACAGAACGTCACGATTCACGTCGTGTTGATAGACAGTTAAGAGGTCGTGCTGGTCGTCAGGGAGATCCAGGTTCTTCTCAGTTCTTTGTTTCTTTGGAGGATAACCTAATGCGTATGTTTGGTTCTGAAAGAATAGCCAAAATGATGGATAGAATGGGGCATAAAGAAGGGGAAGTTATTCAAGCTGGAATGATTACTAAATCTATCGAAAGAGCGCAAAAGAAAGTAGAAGAGAATAACTTTGGAATTCGTAAGCGTTTATTGGAGTTTGATGATGTTATGAACGCGCAAAGAACTGCCATTTATTCTAGAAGAAAAAATGCTTTATTTGGAGATAAATTAGACTTAGATTTAGATAACATCTTTGATGAATTAGCAGAGCAATTAGTTAAAGAATACAAAAAGTCGAATGATTTTGAAGCGTTTAACTTGGGCGTGATTACTACTTTTGGAATGGAAGTGCCTGTAGAAGAAAACGAAGCAATGTCAATGGATTTTAACGCATTAACAGATGCTGTTTACCACAAAGCTGTTGAAACATATCAAAGAAAAGTAAAAACTAACCTTGCGAAGATTGAGCCAGTAGTTAAAAAAGTGTTTGAAGAGCAAGGGGAGAACTTTGAAACAATTCAAGTGCCGTTTACTGATGGTAAGAAGATGATTAACTTAACAACGGCATTGAAAGAAGCAAATGATACAGATGGAGTAAGTGTTGTTAAAACATTAGAAAAACGTATCACTTTAGCATTGATAGATGATGAGTGGAAAGAGCATTTAAGAGAAATGGATGACTTAAAACAATCTGTTTATCATGCTCAATACGAGCAAAAAGATCCATTGTTGATCTATAAATTAGAGGGATATGATTTGTTTATAAACATGATGAATGGATTGAATAAAGAGATCGTTTCTTTCTTAATCAAAGCAGAAATTCCAGTACAAGGAAATGCTCCTGTACAAACGCCTAAAGCAAATTTACAACCAGCTCCGACCCCTGATTTAAGTCAAGTTAGAACTAACAAAGAAGATGTTGGTGAAGCTACTGAGCAAAATAGACAAGCTGCTCAAAATAGTGGAGGGCAAAGACCAAAACCACAACCAGTTGTTTCAACAAAGAAATATGGTCGAAATGACCGTGTTAAAGTCTTAAATTTAAGAAGTGGAGAAACACAAGAGATGAAGTTTAAACAAGCAGAAGCGCTAATCACTTCAGGATCTTGGCAATTGGTTGATTAA
- a CDS encoding tetratricopeptide repeat protein: MFSIVSIYGFGANRIAFENGVNELSPMDTLIQLKNHYKKKKSLEKENEINRIIAKKYFIEGDYINSNKYYEPSIQYYRASQDTINIIRVLRGIAGNNIKLSKEEGVVTKYLNEAKLLAIESNQVREATAIDITLAAYYSERSKFIEAFKLFDKSKEVVVEHNYSKLEYTIAFNLGNLYANIEEYDKAIIHYKDGFQIALELQNEAVQVFFQEALASVYQNKADYQKALEYYRVALDYNLEVNNINHTIYCYLVMSECYNKLNDFKNADYYLGEAETIISKTQAGYLLAYFNQLSGNKASKNKNYRIALELYHIAYDQYLQIGNKESQKELSKSISLCYEQLGAFEQSLEFMKIHKKLESELSTDLIAMKIKLYESNVAIETLSNEKRIEELENKNYVLILWGGGILVISVLLIAIVGFIKYYKSNKINIEQKKNELTKANDDKRKIYDDYLKKEKDNSELSSELNLKSSKLQELFFKLKEKNVLLDDVILKLDADKNTVLTKKLTKAKFTKEELAIINEELTLLNKSFHKNLLKDYPNLTMKDLKLATLLKIDLTSKEIADILYISSSSVDVSRSRLRKKMDLQRTENLKDILNKY, translated from the coding sequence ATGTTTTCGATAGTTTCAATTTATGGTTTTGGAGCTAATCGTATAGCCTTTGAAAATGGAGTAAACGAACTTTCTCCAATGGATACCTTAATCCAATTAAAGAATCATTATAAGAAGAAAAAGAGCTTAGAAAAGGAGAACGAGATTAATCGAATTATAGCTAAAAAGTATTTTATTGAAGGCGATTACATCAATTCAAATAAGTATTATGAACCTTCAATTCAATATTACAGAGCCTCACAGGACACCATAAATATTATTCGAGTACTTAGAGGAATAGCAGGGAATAATATAAAATTATCAAAAGAAGAAGGTGTTGTAACCAAATACTTGAACGAAGCTAAACTGTTAGCAATAGAAAGTAATCAGGTTAGAGAAGCTACAGCTATTGATATCACTTTAGCAGCATATTATAGCGAAAGGAGTAAATTTATTGAAGCATTTAAGCTTTTCGATAAATCAAAGGAAGTAGTAGTAGAGCACAATTATTCTAAGTTAGAGTATACGATAGCGTTTAATCTTGGTAATTTATATGCAAATATTGAGGAATATGATAAAGCAATAATACATTATAAGGACGGCTTTCAAATTGCATTAGAGCTTCAAAATGAAGCGGTGCAAGTCTTTTTTCAGGAAGCTCTGGCTTCAGTATATCAAAACAAAGCGGATTACCAGAAGGCACTGGAATATTATAGAGTAGCATTAGATTATAATTTGGAAGTTAATAATATCAACCATACCATCTATTGTTATTTGGTGATGTCGGAGTGTTATAATAAATTAAACGATTTTAAAAATGCTGACTATTACTTGGGTGAAGCAGAGACAATTATTTCAAAAACTCAAGCAGGATATTTGTTGGCGTATTTTAATCAGCTTAGTGGGAATAAAGCATCGAAAAATAAGAATTATCGTATTGCTCTAGAGTTATACCATATTGCGTACGACCAATATTTGCAAATAGGAAATAAAGAAAGTCAAAAAGAATTATCTAAATCAATAAGCCTTTGTTATGAGCAACTTGGAGCCTTTGAACAAAGCTTAGAGTTTATGAAAATCCACAAGAAGCTAGAAAGTGAACTTTCTACCGATTTAATTGCAATGAAAATCAAATTGTATGAATCCAATGTAGCAATAGAAACTTTAAGTAATGAAAAAAGAATAGAAGAGCTAGAAAATAAAAACTATGTTTTAATTCTTTGGGGAGGTGGCATTTTAGTTATAAGTGTTCTCCTGATAGCAATTGTTGGTTTTATCAAATATTATAAGAGTAATAAAATTAATATTGAGCAGAAAAAAAATGAGTTAACTAAAGCCAATGATGATAAGAGAAAAATTTATGATGATTACTTAAAGAAAGAAAAAGACAACAGTGAATTATCAAGCGAATTAAACTTAAAGTCTAGTAAACTTCAGGAGTTATTTTTCAAGTTAAAAGAAAAGAATGTTTTGTTAGATGATGTCATACTCAAACTTGATGCAGATAAAAATACGGTACTGACAAAGAAATTAACCAAAGCTAAATTTACAAAAGAAGAACTTGCGATAATAAATGAGGAACTAACCTTGTTGAACAAATCTTTTCATAAAAATCTATTAAAGGATTACCCTAATTTAACAATGAAAGATTTAAAGCTGGCCACATTATTGAAAATTGATTTAACTTCAAAAGAGATTGCAGATATTTTATATATATCGAGCTCAAGTGTAGATGTTTCTAGATCTAGGTTGAGAAAGAAAATGGATTTGCAAAGAACAGAAAATCTAAAAGATATATTAAATAAGTATTAA
- a CDS encoding VCBS repeat-containing protein has protein sequence MKNSYFSLFLIGFTFFSQTKIKAQPFTPEKIISTTIMNHPETVFAFDADSDGDVDVVSAGKTDEKLFWYENLGNGIFSNETLIDNNVGDVVDLYASDIDGDSDLDVFAVAYDSDQIMWFENLGGGNFSTKNVIPNGQYAYGPASIRVADIDGDGLKDVVVASARLNDRIIWYKNAGSNNFTYTASQIVAQGSVITETYSIELLDVDNDGDKDIVSASYGDNQIAWHENTGNGSFAALSIISSNADGARRVFIQDIDGDGDKDIVSASILDDKIAWYENQGAGNFSSENVIATTVNGATDVYAVDLDGDGDNDVIASGANGWEVSWFENIGSGSFSSKNILNSNASYVFSVFAADLNNDGAVDVLSASPNDDKVAWYKNLRLCATTYDSISSVICQGDSYIFEGQALSISGVYYDTLINLEGCDSVRILDLTVEPMLTPTMTISSSSGTEFCDGNAFSFSANIGSAPVNYTLQWKKDGTNIVGENALVYSGNVNAAFDDVQISCLLTTPDQCVSVNSLESTAITLNVSDAPVVNITFDGTVLSTGAGYDSYQWYIDNVAITGAVSNLYTPTQNGEYEVHVINENCEGVDAYSLISMEVENSQLIKGKLRVYPTLLSPGDVLTIERKENIEGTLLITGIDGKVVKEIGINQDKTKLTLPSLSSGVFILVFNSGDKVYYKQKLIVLD, from the coding sequence ATGAAAAATAGTTACTTCAGTTTATTCCTTATAGGATTTACTTTTTTTAGTCAGACTAAAATAAAAGCACAGCCATTTACCCCAGAAAAAATTATATCAACAACTATAATGAATCACCCAGAGACCGTTTTTGCTTTTGATGCAGATAGTGATGGTGATGTAGATGTTGTTTCTGCTGGAAAAACAGATGAAAAGTTATTTTGGTATGAAAATTTAGGAAATGGAATTTTCTCTAATGAAACATTAATAGATAATAATGTTGGAGATGTTGTAGATCTTTATGCTTCTGATATAGACGGAGATAGTGATTTAGATGTATTTGCTGTAGCTTATGATTCTGATCAAATCATGTGGTTTGAGAATTTGGGAGGAGGCAATTTTTCTACAAAAAATGTAATTCCTAATGGGCAATATGCTTATGGGCCAGCCTCAATTAGAGTAGCAGATATAGATGGAGATGGATTGAAAGATGTAGTTGTTGCTTCAGCACGCTTGAATGATAGAATAATATGGTATAAAAACGCAGGAAGTAATAACTTCACCTATACTGCATCACAAATTGTAGCACAGGGTTCTGTTATTACAGAGACTTATTCAATAGAGCTACTGGATGTAGACAATGATGGTGATAAAGATATTGTGTCAGCTTCTTATGGTGACAATCAAATTGCTTGGCATGAAAATACAGGAAACGGAAGTTTTGCTGCTTTAAGTATTATTAGTTCTAATGCTGATGGTGCTAGGAGAGTTTTTATTCAAGATATAGATGGAGATGGAGATAAAGATATTGTGTCAGCTTCAATTTTAGACGATAAAATTGCATGGTATGAAAATCAGGGGGCTGGAAACTTCTCTAGTGAAAATGTTATCGCTACAACTGTCAATGGTGCTACAGATGTGTATGCCGTAGACCTTGATGGCGATGGTGATAATGATGTAATAGCTAGTGGAGCAAATGGATGGGAAGTAAGCTGGTTTGAAAACATAGGGAGTGGTTCTTTTTCTTCAAAAAATATTTTAAATTCTAATGCAAGTTATGTTTTTTCTGTTTTTGCAGCAGATTTAAATAATGATGGAGCTGTAGATGTACTTTCTGCTTCTCCTAATGATGATAAAGTAGCATGGTATAAAAACTTAAGGCTGTGCGCAACAACTTATGATTCGATATCAAGTGTCATTTGTCAAGGAGACTCATATATTTTTGAAGGTCAGGCCTTAAGTATTTCAGGTGTATATTACGATACTTTAATAAATCTTGAGGGGTGTGATAGTGTGCGAATTTTAGATTTAACTGTAGAACCAATGCTTACGCCAACTATGACGATTTCATCTTCGTCTGGAACAGAGTTTTGTGATGGGAATGCTTTCTCATTTTCAGCCAATATTGGGAGTGCCCCAGTAAATTATACATTGCAATGGAAAAAAGATGGAACAAATATAGTAGGGGAGAATGCTTTAGTCTACTCCGGTAATGTTAATGCAGCTTTTGATGATGTTCAAATTTCCTGTTTGTTAACGACACCTGATCAGTGCGTTTCAGTAAATTCATTAGAAAGCACAGCGATAACGCTCAATGTTAGCGATGCCCCTGTTGTTAATATCACCTTTGATGGGACTGTTCTTTCTACAGGAGCCGGATATGATAGTTATCAATGGTACATAGATAACGTTGCTATTACAGGTGCTGTGTCTAATCTATATACTCCAACTCAAAATGGAGAATATGAAGTGCATGTAATCAATGAGAATTGTGAAGGAGTAGATGCTTATAGTTTAATTTCTATGGAGGTAGAAAATAGCCAACTAATAAAAGGAAAATTAAGAGTTTATCCTACATTATTGAGTCCTGGGGATGTGTTAACAATAGAGCGTAAAGAAAATATAGAAGGGACTTTATTGATAACTGGTATAGATGGAAAAGTTGTGAAAGAAATAGGAATTAATCAAGATAAAACGAAGCTCACTTTACCGAGTTTAAGTTCTGGTGTATTTATTTTGGTTTTTAACTCAGGTGATAAAGTCTATTATAAACAAAAGTTGATTGTTTTAGATTAG
- a CDS encoding NADP-dependent isocitrate dehydrogenase encodes MASKIIYTKTDEAPALATQSLLPIVKAFTKHADIEVETKDISLAGRVISTFPEYLKPEQQISDDLAELGQLVKLPEANIIKLPNISASIPQLKAAIKELQAIGYNLPNYPDSPETEEEKAIKAKYDKIKGSAVNPVLREGNSDRRAPKPVKQYAKQHPHSMGAWSKDSKTHVATMGENDFASNEKSVTVSNATSVNIDLVGKDGKTTNLKSGIALLEGEIIDATVMRKKALIDFLTREIEDAKAQGILFSLHMKATMMKVSDPIIFGHAVSVFFKDVFDKHGDTLNELGVNVRNGFGNLVSKLDELPADKKAEIEADIEKCFAARPDVAMVDSDKGITNLHVPSDVIIDASMPAMIRTSGQMWNKEGKQQDTKAVIPDSSYAGVYTETINFCKENGAFDPTTMGTVPNVGLMAQKAEEYGSHDKTFEIPFEGTVKVTDADGTVLMEHDVEEGDIWRMCQVKDAPVQDWVKLAVSRARATNVPAIFWLNSERAHDAELIKKVNAYLPNHNTEGLDIQILSPIEATRFSLERIAKGEDTISVTGNVLRDYLTDLFPILELGTSAKMLSIVPLMNGGGLFETGAGGSAPKHVQQFTSEGHLRWDSLGEFLALAVSLDFVGEKENNPKASILGEALDNATVSLLSNGKSPSRKVKELDNRGSHYYLAKYWAEELAKQDKDADLKATFAPIAEQLSTNETKIVNELNDAQGDAVNIGGYYFCEGELEAKAMRPSSTLNEVISSL; translated from the coding sequence ATGGCATCAAAAATCATTTACACTAAAACAGATGAGGCTCCAGCTTTAGCAACTCAATCTTTATTACCAATTGTAAAAGCATTTACCAAACATGCTGATATTGAGGTAGAAACTAAAGATATTTCTTTAGCGGGAAGAGTTATTTCTACTTTTCCTGAATATTTAAAGCCTGAGCAACAAATTTCAGATGATTTAGCCGAATTAGGTCAATTAGTTAAGCTTCCTGAAGCTAACATCATTAAATTGCCTAACATTAGTGCATCAATTCCTCAATTAAAGGCTGCAATTAAAGAATTACAAGCTATTGGGTATAACTTACCTAACTATCCAGATTCTCCTGAAACTGAAGAGGAAAAAGCGATTAAAGCTAAATATGACAAGATTAAAGGTAGTGCTGTTAACCCTGTCTTAAGAGAAGGAAATTCTGACAGAAGGGCACCAAAACCTGTTAAGCAATATGCTAAACAACATCCTCACTCAATGGGAGCTTGGAGTAAAGATTCAAAAACTCATGTGGCTACTATGGGGGAAAACGATTTTGCTTCTAATGAAAAATCTGTAACTGTATCGAACGCTACTAGCGTAAATATTGACCTTGTAGGTAAAGATGGTAAGACAACCAATCTAAAAAGTGGTATTGCTTTGTTAGAAGGTGAAATTATTGATGCAACAGTAATGCGCAAAAAAGCATTAATCGATTTCTTAACTAGAGAAATTGAAGATGCTAAAGCCCAAGGAATTTTATTTTCATTGCACATGAAAGCAACGATGATGAAAGTTTCTGATCCAATTATATTTGGTCATGCTGTATCAGTCTTCTTTAAAGATGTTTTTGATAAACATGGAGATACCTTGAATGAACTTGGTGTGAATGTAAGAAACGGTTTTGGTAACTTAGTTTCAAAATTAGACGAATTACCTGCTGATAAAAAAGCTGAAATTGAAGCGGATATCGAAAAATGTTTTGCTGCTAGACCAGATGTAGCAATGGTTGATTCTGACAAAGGAATTACCAATTTACACGTCCCAAGTGATGTAATTATTGATGCTTCTATGCCTGCAATGATTCGTACTTCAGGTCAGATGTGGAACAAAGAAGGAAAGCAACAAGATACCAAAGCTGTAATTCCAGATAGTAGTTATGCTGGTGTTTATACTGAAACCATCAATTTCTGTAAAGAAAATGGTGCTTTTGACCCAACAACTATGGGAACTGTTCCTAATGTTGGATTAATGGCTCAAAAAGCGGAGGAATATGGATCACACGATAAAACATTTGAAATTCCATTTGAAGGAACTGTAAAAGTAACTGACGCTGATGGAACTGTATTAATGGAACACGATGTTGAAGAGGGTGATATTTGGAGAATGTGCCAGGTAAAAGATGCTCCTGTTCAAGACTGGGTTAAACTAGCTGTAAGTAGAGCTAGAGCAACAAATGTTCCTGCTATCTTCTGGCTGAACTCTGAAAGAGCACATGATGCTGAGTTAATCAAAAAAGTAAACGCTTATTTACCTAATCACAATACAGAAGGGTTAGATATTCAAATCCTTTCTCCTATTGAAGCGACTCGTTTTTCTTTAGAAAGAATAGCTAAAGGAGAAGATACGATATCTGTTACTGGTAATGTATTAAGAGATTACTTAACAGACTTATTCCCTATTTTAGAATTAGGAACAAGTGCTAAAATGCTTTCTATCGTACCATTAATGAATGGAGGTGGATTATTCGAAACTGGAGCTGGTGGTTCTGCACCAAAGCACGTTCAACAATTTACTTCTGAAGGACACTTAAGATGGGATTCTTTAGGTGAGTTTTTAGCTTTAGCGGTTTCATTAGACTTTGTTGGAGAAAAAGAAAACAATCCTAAGGCTTCTATTTTAGGAGAGGCATTGGATAATGCTACAGTTAGTTTATTAAGTAATGGAAAATCACCTTCTCGTAAGGTAAAAGAATTAGACAATAGAGGTAGCCATTATTACTTAGCAAAATATTGGGCTGAGGAATTAGCGAAACAAGATAAAGATGCTGATTTAAAAGCTACTTTTGCTCCTATCGCTGAACAACTTTCTACTAACGAAACGAAAATCGTTAATGAGTTGAATGACGCACAAGGAGATGCTGTAAATATTGGTGGATATTATTTCTGTGAGGGAGAATTGGAAGCTAAAGCTATGCGTCCAAGTTCTACTTTAAATGAAGTGATTTCTTCTCTATAA
- a CDS encoding peroxiredoxin — MGVLVGKKAPDFSAQAVINGNDIVENFTLEQFKGKYVVLFFYPKDFTFVCPTELFAFQEKLEDFKKKNVEVVAVSTDTEQSHWGWLQLAKNKGGIEGVTYPLVADTNKTISMNYDVLAGDFAWNEEGEMIAEGELIAYRGLFLIDKEGIVRHQLVNDLPLGRNVDEALRMVDALQFVEENGEACPANWNEGKDGLTTTHEGVADYLASH; from the coding sequence ATGGGAGTTTTAGTAGGAAAAAAAGCACCAGATTTTTCAGCACAAGCAGTAATCAATGGTAACGATATCGTTGAGAATTTTACTTTAGAACAGTTTAAAGGGAAATATGTCGTATTATTCTTTTACCCAAAAGATTTTACATTTGTTTGCCCAACAGAGTTGTTTGCTTTTCAAGAAAAATTAGAAGACTTTAAAAAGAAAAATGTTGAAGTAGTAGCTGTTTCTACAGATACAGAACAGTCTCACTGGGGATGGTTACAGTTAGCTAAAAACAAAGGAGGTATCGAAGGTGTAACTTATCCTTTAGTTGCTGATACAAACAAAACAATCTCTATGAACTATGATGTTTTAGCTGGAGACTTTGCTTGGAATGAAGAAGGAGAGATGATCGCAGAAGGAGAGTTGATTGCTTATAGAGGTTTATTCTTAATTGATAAAGAAGGAATCGTTAGACATCAGTTAGTTAATGATTTACCATTGGGAAGAAATGTTGATGAAGCATTAAGAATGGTAGATGCATTACAATTTGTTGAAGAAAATGGTGAAGCATGCCCTGCAAACTGGAATGAAGGGAAAGATGGATTAACAACAACTCACGAAGGTGTTGCTGACTATTTAGCTTCTCACTAA